The Citrifermentans bemidjiense Bem genome window below encodes:
- a CDS encoding glycosyltransferase family 2 protein, translating to MTDIARVKMSILIPVFNWDLSLLLRSLAAEIDEFQLGDNVEVIVMDDHSTDATLRSRNEILLAGLAKPCLKQSTLERNVGRAAIRNLLAAEASGEFLLFLDCDVLPDGPDFVRSYLSYAGPGEFDVVSGGISYRARVLGGREFDYHAYLGGRKEVKAAAVRNREPWRHILTSNIMVRKSVFQATPFDERFTGYGYEDIEWGARLAEKFKILHIDNTASHLGLVSKARTHEKMVNSVSNYLLLKSLRPAAFHASSISKLVALLESVPDPLLAGMDRLLNNLFLSSGSNRLAFLFFQLDFALLLARALKKRQRDLPAPKSAQGGKP from the coding sequence ATGACCGATATCGCGCGCGTGAAGATGTCGATCCTGATCCCGGTCTTCAACTGGGACCTGTCCTTGCTGCTGCGAAGCCTCGCGGCTGAGATCGACGAGTTCCAGCTGGGCGATAATGTGGAGGTGATCGTGATGGATGACCATTCCACCGACGCCACTCTCCGCTCCCGCAATGAAATTCTCCTTGCCGGCCTAGCGAAGCCCTGTCTCAAGCAGAGCACCCTGGAGCGGAACGTGGGGCGGGCTGCCATCCGCAACCTTCTCGCTGCCGAGGCTTCCGGGGAGTTCCTGCTGTTTCTCGACTGTGACGTCCTGCCGGACGGGCCGGATTTCGTCCGGAGCTACCTCTCCTATGCCGGTCCCGGCGAATTCGACGTGGTGAGCGGGGGGATCAGCTACCGAGCCAGGGTTCTCGGCGGCCGCGAGTTCGACTACCACGCCTATCTGGGCGGCAGGAAGGAAGTAAAGGCCGCGGCAGTTAGGAACCGGGAACCGTGGCGGCATATCCTCACCTCAAACATCATGGTCAGAAAGAGTGTGTTCCAGGCGACCCCCTTCGACGAGCGGTTCACCGGCTACGGCTACGAGGATATCGAGTGGGGGGCGCGGCTGGCGGAAAAGTTCAAGATCCTCCACATCGACAACACCGCTTCGCACCTGGGGCTGGTCTCCAAGGCGCGGACCCACGAGAAGATGGTCAATTCGGTCTCCAATTACCTCCTTTTGAAATCGCTTCGTCCCGCGGCGTTCCACGCTTCGTCCATCAGCAAGCTGGTAGCCCTGCTGGAGTCTGTGCCTGATCCGCTCCTTGCCGGGATGGACCGGCTCCTGAATAACCTGTTCCTGTCCAGCGGCAGCAACCGCCTCGCTTTTCTCTTTTTCCAGCTCGATTTCGCGCTGCTGCTGGCGCGCGCCCTCAAGAAGCGGCAGCGTGACCTGCCGGCCCCAAAATCGGCGCAAGGGGGGAAACCTTGA
- a CDS encoding glycosyltransferase family 4 protein — MKIVFLAPFGIRPKGTVIARMLPLAVELQGLGHEVVIVAPPYTNPEDSGKTEMVRGVRLANVLLGPKHKALAAPVLAWRMLRAALAERPDLIHLFKPKGYGGIAGMLLISLQRLGVRMPPLFLDTDDWEGEGGMNDLHDYSGAEKRFYRFQEQWITQHAVGVTTASRELERLVTEMGIPGGRMLYLPNCVGAAPVVDGAAARARLGIAPAAPVVLLYTRFFEFTQEKLHYLFAELFKQMPQVRFLVVGKGRHGEEDLLAKAARESGFDKALAMAGWVAPESIPDLLAAGNVAIYPFAQSLVNRTKCPAKLTEILLAGTPVVGDRVGQLAEYIDDGRSGVLCDPHNWRQMADETLALLRSPERQRQMGENGRLYLQENFSWKDAALRLDAFYRKSAGASSR; from the coding sequence TTGAAGATCGTCTTCCTGGCTCCATTCGGCATCCGCCCCAAAGGAACCGTCATCGCCCGGATGCTCCCGCTGGCTGTCGAACTGCAGGGGCTGGGGCACGAGGTCGTCATCGTGGCGCCTCCCTACACCAACCCGGAGGATTCGGGAAAAACGGAAATGGTGCGGGGGGTGCGGCTGGCGAACGTCCTCCTCGGGCCGAAGCACAAGGCGCTTGCCGCGCCCGTCCTCGCCTGGCGCATGCTGCGTGCGGCATTGGCCGAGCGCCCGGACCTGATTCATCTCTTCAAGCCCAAGGGGTACGGCGGCATCGCCGGTATGCTCCTCATCTCGCTGCAGCGCCTGGGGGTCAGGATGCCGCCGCTTTTCCTCGACACCGACGACTGGGAAGGCGAGGGGGGGATGAACGACCTGCACGACTACTCGGGCGCAGAGAAACGTTTTTACCGATTCCAGGAACAGTGGATCACGCAGCACGCTGTGGGGGTGACGACCGCGAGCCGGGAGCTGGAGCGGCTGGTTACTGAGATGGGTATCCCGGGGGGGAGAATGCTTTATCTTCCCAACTGCGTCGGTGCGGCGCCCGTCGTCGACGGAGCCGCAGCCCGGGCCAGGCTCGGCATCGCTCCCGCCGCGCCGGTCGTTTTGCTCTACACCCGTTTCTTCGAGTTCACTCAGGAAAAGCTGCACTACCTCTTCGCCGAACTCTTCAAGCAGATGCCGCAGGTGCGCTTCCTGGTGGTGGGGAAAGGGCGTCATGGGGAGGAGGACCTCCTTGCCAAGGCGGCAAGGGAATCTGGATTCGACAAAGCGCTGGCAATGGCCGGATGGGTTGCCCCCGAGTCCATCCCGGACCTGCTGGCGGCCGGAAACGTCGCCATCTACCCTTTCGCGCAGAGCCTGGTGAATCGCACCAAATGCCCGGCAAAGCTTACCGAGATTCTTCTGGCGGGGACTCCGGTCGTCGGCGACCGCGTCGGGCAGTTGGCCGAGTACATCGACGACGGGCGCTCCGGCGTCCTCTGCGACCCGCACAACTGGCGGCAGATGGCGGATGAGACCCTGGCGCTGCTCCGCTCGCCGGAGAGGCAGCGGCAGATGGGGGAGAACGGCCGGCTCTACCTGCAGGAAAACTTCAGCTGGAAGGACGCGGCGCTTCGCCTCGACGCTTTCTACCGCAAAAGCGCCGGCGCATCAAGCAGGTGA
- the rpsP gene encoding 30S ribosomal protein S16, with translation MAIKIRLARAGAKKKPFYQVVVADCRCRRDGRFIENVGTYDPNKNPAVYNLEEGKTLEWLGKGAQPTDTVKQILKKVGIWEKFVSPAA, from the coding sequence ATGGCTATAAAGATCAGACTTGCACGTGCGGGCGCTAAGAAGAAACCCTTTTACCAGGTAGTGGTTGCTGACTGCCGTTGCCGCAGGGACGGGCGTTTCATTGAAAACGTCGGTACCTACGACCCGAACAAGAACCCGGCGGTGTACAACCTGGAAGAAGGGAAGACTCTTGAGTGGCTCGGTAAAGGCGCACAGCCTACCGACACGGTCAAGCAGATCCTCAAGAAGGTCGGGATTTGGGAGAAGTTCGTCTCTCCGGCCGCTTAA
- the yedF gene encoding sulfurtransferase-like selenium metabolism protein YedF → MNSLDVRGMACPLPVVSVKRALESAEGELRVLLDDGAPRENVKRFVQGRGYQVQEEQLEDGFALTVSGTGSGAAKREAAPAERSGATVMLIGSDRLGDGAEELGRLLMKNFIITLLDMTELPDRIFFLNSGVLLVAQGSEVIEALVELGNRGVEVLSCGICLDFYKKKELLAAGGVTNMFTIAESMLQARSVVRL, encoded by the coding sequence ATGAACAGCTTGGATGTCAGGGGAATGGCCTGCCCGTTGCCGGTCGTGTCGGTGAAAAGGGCGCTTGAGTCGGCGGAGGGGGAACTGCGTGTGCTCCTAGACGACGGGGCGCCCAGGGAGAACGTGAAGCGCTTCGTGCAGGGACGCGGCTACCAGGTACAGGAAGAACAACTGGAAGACGGTTTCGCCCTCACCGTTTCCGGGACCGGCTCCGGCGCCGCCAAGCGGGAAGCTGCTCCCGCCGAGCGCAGCGGCGCTACCGTGATGCTGATCGGAAGCGACCGGCTGGGCGACGGCGCGGAAGAGCTGGGGCGGCTGTTGATGAAGAACTTCATCATTACGCTCCTCGACATGACCGAGCTTCCGGACCGCATCTTCTTCCTCAACAGCGGCGTGCTCCTGGTCGCGCAGGGGTCCGAAGTGATCGAGGCGCTTGTGGAGCTGGGGAACCGCGGGGTGGAGGTGCTCTCCTGCGGCATCTGCCTCGACTTCTACAAGAAGAAGGAACTGCTGGCGGCGGGCGGCGTGACCAACATGTTCACCATCGCCGAAAGCATGCTGCAGGCGCGCTCGGTGGTGCGGCTGTAG
- the trmD gene encoding tRNA (guanosine(37)-N1)-methyltransferase TrmD, with protein sequence MKFDILTLFPAMFEGPLTESILKRASDKGLIEVALHNIRDWAFDKHATADDAPYGGGAGMVMKVEPIAGAIEAVKAKNPNSKVILTTPCGRPFNHQFAEELSREEGVVIICGRYEGVDERVRTLFVDDEISLGDFVLTGGEIAAMVIVDAVSRLVPGVLGSDESAQYDSFADGLLEYPQYTRPPEFRGEKVPDILLSGNHAEIAKWRRKEQMRRTLASRPELLDGIEWSKSDKKLFVEVEKANQEKVAR encoded by the coding sequence ATGAAATTCGACATTCTGACCCTGTTTCCGGCCATGTTCGAAGGGCCGCTGACGGAAAGCATCCTGAAGCGGGCTAGCGACAAGGGGCTCATAGAGGTCGCGCTGCACAACATCCGCGACTGGGCCTTCGACAAGCACGCCACGGCCGACGATGCCCCCTACGGCGGCGGCGCCGGGATGGTGATGAAGGTCGAGCCGATAGCCGGTGCCATCGAGGCGGTTAAGGCGAAGAACCCCAACTCGAAGGTGATACTGACCACCCCCTGCGGGCGTCCTTTCAACCACCAGTTTGCCGAGGAGCTCTCCCGCGAGGAAGGGGTTGTCATCATCTGCGGCCGCTACGAGGGGGTCGACGAGAGGGTGCGCACCCTGTTCGTGGACGACGAGATCTCGTTAGGGGATTTCGTGCTGACCGGCGGGGAGATCGCCGCCATGGTCATCGTCGATGCCGTTTCCCGGCTGGTGCCGGGCGTATTGGGTTCCGACGAGTCGGCGCAGTACGATTCATTTGCAGATGGGCTTCTGGAGTACCCGCAGTACACGAGGCCCCCCGAATTCAGGGGCGAGAAGGTTCCCGACATCCTCCTTTCCGGCAACCATGCCGAGATCGCCAAGTGGCGGCGCAAGGAGCAGATGAGAAGAACGCTCGCCTCCCGTCCCGAGCTCCTCGATGGGATCGAGTGGAGCAAGTCGGACAAGAAACTATTTGTCGAGGTCGAAAAGGCCAATCAGGAGAAGGTGGCCAGATGA
- the rimM gene encoding ribosome maturation factor RimM (Essential for efficient processing of 16S rRNA), protein MSGSKKLLIGKIQGTHGIKGQLRVIPFAGDASSISQLNEVFVKSPTAALEPFAVVSAKAHGKRVILTLKPFDNINQVLHLVGREIYADRVSLPELPDDEFYWSDLLGLQVATSDGEELGELVDIIETGSNDVYVVKKGALEVLIPALEDVVLSINLAEGRMTVSLPEGLLDL, encoded by the coding sequence ATGTCCGGTAGTAAAAAATTATTGATTGGTAAGATCCAGGGGACGCACGGGATCAAGGGACAGTTGCGGGTCATTCCCTTTGCGGGGGATGCTTCCAGTATCTCGCAACTGAACGAGGTCTTCGTAAAGTCTCCGACAGCTGCCTTGGAGCCGTTCGCGGTGGTTTCAGCCAAGGCGCACGGCAAAAGGGTGATTCTGACCCTCAAGCCGTTTGACAACATAAACCAGGTGCTGCACCTGGTCGGCCGAGAGATCTACGCCGACCGGGTGTCGCTTCCGGAACTCCCCGACGACGAGTTCTACTGGTCCGACCTCCTGGGACTCCAGGTGGCAACCTCGGACGGGGAAGAGCTGGGAGAGCTGGTCGACATCATCGAGACCGGCAGCAACGACGTTTATGTGGTAAAGAAGGGCGCGCTCGAGGTGCTTATCCCCGCGCTCGAGGATGTCGTGTTATCGATCAACCTGGCTGAAGGGCGCATGACGGTCTCTCTTCCCGAGGGGCTGCTCGATCTATGA
- a CDS encoding membrane protein → MTDRKKDLLILSGLLAVLLILFSKILFTSQIIRAPDIINEFYWGIKGFGSRAFLSLFKVDISSAGWNTLLNSGHTNEGGMASEQFLVIRNLIFWIFPAPASVAWYIVAQLFFGAAGTYCLCRLIGAGRPASFLAGLVFALAPENASLINAGHVMKIATISFAPWAFYFLEKGFKTRRLIFFLTTAVVLAFQFFHTHWQVAYYTCLAIGVYGIARSVFILREEKPAGKEVASLVGMNLVLLVFFLTTVAISLVPLANWSKETNRGVNSGANAVAGGGKTEAKGGLAREEAMSWSLPPEETAAFIIPGMFGYSRQEAGENPKDIDAYYWGRMNFTQTVSYMGLLPWLLLPLPLIFRRDRYTWLALSAVVVGIFFSMGKYTLFYNLLFDYFPGINRFRVPKMIMFIPVLGLGVLSALGLDLLLDPVVRGTRAFKRYILGIVLLPVVLLALLGTEIATGQFWVNTFIDILSQPTRYQPQSEQLVLERWNNLVAETAIAAGLAALFAAAFALYHRGKLAAKLVPLVLIALFLLDVGRVNSKFLFLVDEPHKATAVKPPEIAFLANQPKDYRTLPLGGDPMPYAASGIPVMFTSNAVQQRRWQEFLDSFDLLSTMPDILNVRYLVLSKDQYRKDQASMGNKYRPVFTTPDGGTVILENQNVLPKAWLAPVAVKATSTQESLAALQSPAFNPRLMAVVESEPPIPLAPPTAQVTTAPGQVRVLRYEGELIDLDASVAMNSLLVMGEKYYRGWRATVDGKVAEIYPVDHVLRGIYLTPGMHKVELVFDPTPFKVGKYLTLISFAVFAAFLGREVVLRRRQPIGAKGAES, encoded by the coding sequence ATGACCGACCGCAAAAAAGACCTGCTGATACTGTCCGGCCTGCTGGCAGTACTCTTGATCCTTTTCTCTAAAATTCTCTTCACCTCGCAGATCATTCGGGCTCCCGACATCATCAACGAGTTCTACTGGGGGATTAAGGGTTTCGGGAGCAGGGCGTTTCTCTCCTTGTTCAAGGTCGACATCTCCAGCGCGGGATGGAATACCTTGCTGAACTCCGGGCACACCAACGAGGGGGGGATGGCGTCGGAGCAGTTCCTCGTCATTCGCAACCTCATCTTCTGGATCTTCCCGGCGCCAGCCAGCGTGGCGTGGTACATAGTGGCGCAGCTTTTCTTCGGCGCCGCCGGCACCTATTGCCTGTGCCGGCTCATCGGCGCCGGCAGGCCCGCCTCTTTCCTGGCAGGCCTGGTCTTCGCGCTCGCCCCGGAGAACGCCTCGCTGATCAACGCCGGCCACGTGATGAAGATCGCCACTATCTCCTTTGCGCCCTGGGCCTTTTACTTCCTGGAGAAAGGGTTCAAGACCAGGCGCTTGATCTTCTTCCTGACGACGGCCGTGGTGCTTGCCTTCCAGTTCTTCCACACCCACTGGCAGGTCGCTTACTACACCTGCCTCGCCATCGGCGTCTACGGCATCGCCCGTTCCGTCTTCATCCTGAGGGAGGAGAAACCGGCCGGCAAGGAGGTCGCGAGCCTGGTGGGGATGAACCTGGTTCTGCTCGTATTCTTCCTCACCACCGTCGCCATCTCTCTGGTCCCTCTCGCCAACTGGTCCAAGGAGACGAACCGCGGCGTGAACAGCGGCGCCAACGCCGTTGCTGGGGGCGGCAAGACCGAGGCAAAAGGTGGGCTCGCCCGCGAGGAGGCGATGTCCTGGTCGCTGCCGCCGGAAGAGACTGCCGCCTTCATCATTCCGGGGATGTTCGGCTACTCCCGCCAGGAGGCAGGGGAAAACCCCAAGGATATAGATGCCTACTACTGGGGGCGGATGAATTTCACCCAGACGGTGAGCTACATGGGACTTCTCCCCTGGCTGCTGTTGCCGCTGCCGCTCATTTTCCGGCGCGACCGCTACACCTGGCTCGCGCTCTCGGCCGTGGTAGTGGGGATCTTCTTCTCCATGGGCAAATACACCCTTTTCTACAACCTCCTCTTCGACTACTTCCCGGGGATCAACCGCTTCAGGGTCCCGAAGATGATTATGTTCATCCCGGTGCTGGGTCTTGGAGTGCTATCCGCTTTGGGGCTCGATCTGCTGCTGGACCCCGTGGTGCGCGGCACTCGCGCCTTCAAGCGCTACATCCTGGGAATCGTCCTGTTGCCGGTGGTGCTCCTGGCACTCTTAGGGACGGAGATCGCGACCGGGCAGTTCTGGGTCAACACCTTCATCGACATCCTTTCCCAGCCGACCCGCTACCAGCCCCAAAGCGAACAGCTCGTGCTGGAGCGCTGGAACAACCTGGTCGCCGAAACCGCCATTGCAGCAGGACTTGCCGCTCTCTTCGCCGCGGCGTTTGCCCTGTACCACAGGGGCAAGCTCGCCGCGAAACTGGTCCCCCTGGTGCTGATCGCACTGTTTCTGCTGGACGTGGGGCGCGTCAACTCGAAGTTTCTCTTCCTCGTGGACGAGCCGCACAAGGCCACGGCCGTGAAACCGCCGGAGATCGCTTTCCTCGCCAACCAGCCCAAGGATTACCGCACGCTTCCACTCGGCGGGGACCCGATGCCGTACGCTGCCTCCGGGATTCCGGTGATGTTTACCTCGAACGCGGTGCAGCAGCGCCGCTGGCAGGAGTTTCTGGACAGCTTCGACCTGCTTTCCACCATGCCGGACATCCTCAACGTGAGGTACCTGGTGCTGAGCAAGGACCAGTATCGGAAGGACCAGGCCAGCATGGGCAACAAATATCGCCCCGTTTTCACCACGCCTGACGGCGGCACCGTCATCCTTGAAAACCAGAACGTTCTTCCCAAGGCGTGGCTGGCGCCGGTTGCGGTGAAGGCGACCTCGACACAGGAGTCGCTCGCGGCGCTGCAGAGCCCGGCGTTCAACCCGAGGCTGATGGCGGTGGTGGAGTCGGAGCCCCCCATCCCCTTGGCGCCCCCTACCGCCCAGGTCACTACGGCGCCGGGGCAGGTGCGCGTGCTGCGCTACGAAGGGGAGCTGATCGACCTGGATGCATCGGTCGCCATGAACTCCCTCCTGGTAATGGGAGAGAAGTACTACCGGGGGTGGCGCGCCACGGTGGACGGCAAGGTCGCCGAGATCTACCCGGTGGACCACGTGCTGCGCGGCATCTATCTCACGCCGGGGATGCACAAGGTTGAGCTGGTTTTCGACCCCACTCCCTTCAAGGTCGGCAAGTATCTGACCTTGATCTCCTTTGCCGTCTTCGCCGCTTTCCTTGGGCGCGAGGTCGTGCTCAGGCGGAGGCAGCCGATCGGAGCCAAGGGAGCTGAGTCATAA
- the ffh gene encoding signal recognition particle protein — translation MFATLSDKLDLVFKKLRGQGVMTEENVKDALREVRLALLEADVNFKVVKEFVEKVRGRAVGTEVLQSLAPGQQVIKIVHDELVLLMGGEEDNSLDLAAKPPVAIMLVGLQGAGKTTSCGKLAKFLKAQRKKPLLVPADVYRPAAIEQLKVLGRQLDIEVFGSEATQKPLEICRAAHRYATLNGFDVVIFDTAGRHQIDDYLMNELEGIRDELAPREILFVADAMTGQEAVNVASGFNDRLGITGVILTKLDGDAKGGAALSIKAVTGKPVKFVGLGEKLDALDVFHADRLVSRILGMGDVLTLIEKAQATMDEKEAVRLQDKMKKSGQFDLEDFRNQLQQIKKMGSLESIMNMIPGMGKAMKQMQGAQPSEKELKRIEAIIDSMTAKERANHTIINGSRRLRIAKGSGTSVQEVNQLLKRFSEAQKVVKQLQKMGPKGLLKGMKGMGKGMLPF, via the coding sequence ATGTTCGCCACACTTTCCGACAAACTTGACCTGGTTTTCAAGAAGCTCCGCGGCCAGGGGGTCATGACCGAAGAAAACGTCAAGGACGCCCTGCGTGAAGTGCGTCTGGCGCTTCTTGAGGCGGACGTCAATTTCAAGGTCGTCAAGGAATTCGTCGAGAAGGTCCGCGGCCGCGCTGTCGGTACCGAGGTGCTGCAAAGCCTTGCCCCGGGGCAGCAGGTAATCAAGATCGTCCACGACGAGCTGGTGCTTCTGATGGGCGGCGAGGAGGACAACTCCCTCGACCTCGCGGCCAAGCCGCCGGTAGCGATCATGCTGGTCGGCCTGCAGGGCGCCGGTAAGACCACGTCTTGCGGCAAGCTCGCCAAGTTCCTGAAGGCGCAAAGGAAAAAGCCGCTGCTGGTTCCGGCCGACGTCTACCGTCCGGCCGCTATCGAGCAGTTGAAGGTGCTGGGGCGTCAGCTCGATATCGAGGTGTTCGGCTCCGAAGCGACCCAGAAGCCGCTGGAGATCTGCCGCGCCGCGCACCGCTACGCGACCCTGAACGGCTTTGACGTCGTCATCTTCGATACCGCCGGCCGCCACCAGATAGACGACTACCTGATGAATGAGCTGGAAGGTATTCGCGACGAGTTGGCTCCGCGCGAGATCCTGTTCGTGGCCGACGCCATGACGGGGCAGGAAGCGGTCAACGTTGCCAGCGGCTTCAACGACCGCCTCGGCATCACCGGGGTGATCCTGACCAAGCTCGACGGCGACGCCAAGGGGGGCGCAGCGCTCTCCATCAAGGCCGTTACCGGCAAGCCGGTCAAGTTCGTAGGCCTGGGCGAGAAGCTCGACGCGCTCGACGTGTTCCACGCCGACCGCCTGGTTTCCCGCATTCTCGGCATGGGTGACGTGCTTACCCTGATCGAGAAGGCGCAGGCGACCATGGACGAGAAGGAAGCGGTCCGCCTGCAGGACAAGATGAAGAAATCCGGCCAGTTCGACCTGGAGGATTTCAGAAACCAGCTGCAGCAGATCAAGAAGATGGGTTCGCTCGAATCCATCATGAACATGATCCCCGGCATGGGGAAGGCGATGAAGCAGATGCAGGGGGCTCAGCCTTCGGAGAAGGAGCTGAAGCGGATCGAGGCGATCATCGACTCCATGACCGCGAAGGAGCGCGCCAACCACACCATCATCAACGGCAGCCGCCGTTTGAGGATAGCCAAAGGGAGCGGCACCAGCGTTCAGGAAGTGAACCAGTTGCTCAAACGATTCTCTGAGGCGCAGAAGGTAGTGAAGCAGTTGCAGAAGATGGGCCCCAAAGGGCTCTTAAAGGGAATGAAGGGGATGGGAAAAGGGATGCTCCCCTTTTAA
- a CDS encoding tRNA1(Val) (adenine(37)-N6)-methyltransferase, producing the protein MAGEIVEGGALQGRAVEETLDELSGYDLRIIQPRHGYRFSVDPLLLADFAGVRTGERCVDLGTGCGVIALLLARLGENASVAAIEFQQVMAQIAARNVMMNGLSDRVEVVEEDVVSVKSRFLVDSFDLVVSNPPYRRPGTGKVSPRAGRDDSRHESTAALSDFLAAAKYLVKPSGRICLIYHTSRLAELMAQAAHQKLAPLRLRMVHGNSRMEARMFMIELAKGRSGELRVEPPLMVRGEDGGYSEEKLRIYRKVEKA; encoded by the coding sequence ATGGCTGGTGAAATAGTGGAGGGTGGAGCCCTTCAGGGACGAGCAGTAGAGGAAACGCTGGACGAGCTCTCCGGTTACGACCTGCGCATCATCCAGCCGCGGCACGGCTACCGGTTCTCGGTGGACCCGCTGCTTCTGGCCGATTTCGCGGGCGTGCGGACTGGGGAGCGATGCGTCGATCTCGGTACCGGCTGCGGGGTCATCGCCTTGCTCTTGGCCCGGCTGGGCGAGAATGCTTCAGTCGCCGCCATCGAGTTCCAACAGGTGATGGCGCAGATCGCGGCGCGGAACGTAATGATGAACGGACTTAGCGACCGGGTCGAGGTGGTCGAGGAGGACGTCGTCTCCGTGAAGTCGCGGTTTCTCGTGGACAGCTTCGATCTCGTCGTCTCTAACCCTCCCTACCGCAGGCCCGGCACCGGCAAGGTGAGTCCCCGCGCTGGGCGCGACGATTCCCGGCACGAGAGTACCGCAGCCCTGTCCGATTTCTTGGCGGCGGCGAAGTATCTGGTGAAGCCGTCCGGGCGGATCTGTCTCATCTATCACACAAGCCGTCTCGCCGAGCTGATGGCGCAGGCCGCACATCAGAAGCTGGCGCCGTTGAGGCTGAGGATGGTGCACGGCAACAGCCGGATGGAAGCCCGGATGTTCATGATCGAATTGGCCAAGGGGAGAAGCGGAGAACTGCGGGTCGAGCCCCCCCTGATGGTGAGGGGCGAGGACGGCGGCTACAGCGAGGAGAAGTTGAGGATTTATCGCAAAGTCGAAAAGGCTTGA
- a CDS encoding DUF3343 domain-containing protein: MVKDGDYVAIFNSIHRVMEAERLLKDKSLKILLIPAPRALAADCGLAIRYAEEIRGEVEAALAEAGLLPRDLYRKNGEEFVKIGEEK, encoded by the coding sequence GTGGTAAAAGACGGCGATTACGTGGCGATTTTCAACTCGATCCACCGGGTTATGGAGGCGGAAAGGCTCTTGAAGGACAAGAGCCTGAAGATCCTCCTGATTCCGGCCCCCCGCGCCCTTGCCGCGGACTGCGGCCTCGCCATCCGCTACGCCGAGGAGATCAGGGGCGAGGTGGAAGCGGCGCTTGCCGAGGCGGGATTGCTCCCCCGGGACCTCTACAGAAAAAACGGAGAAGAGTTCGTGAAGATAGGAGAAGAGAAATGA
- a CDS encoding DUF721 domain-containing protein, which yields MKKPTDKRPRMRRPAPVSDLLGQMLRGTPAEQRLKEGRIWLVWDEAVGKRIASHAQPSSFRAGTLTISVDSSPWLQQLNYLKKELIGKVNDALEEELVTELQFKGGKVTPPSDAKLPAPPKRRELNDEERQWIEEQAESVADPELRAVFESLIRKDREHKE from the coding sequence TTGAAAAAGCCGACTGACAAGCGTCCCAGAATGCGCCGGCCGGCACCCGTATCCGACCTTTTGGGTCAGATGCTGCGGGGGACCCCTGCCGAGCAGAGGCTGAAAGAAGGCCGCATCTGGCTGGTCTGGGACGAAGCCGTCGGAAAGCGGATCGCCTCCCATGCCCAGCCCTCATCCTTCAGGGCCGGCACCCTCACCATCAGCGTCGACAGTTCCCCCTGGCTGCAGCAACTCAACTATCTAAAGAAAGAACTGATCGGCAAGGTGAACGACGCCCTTGAGGAAGAGCTCGTAACGGAGCTGCAGTTCAAGGGTGGCAAGGTCACCCCGCCCTCCGATGCCAAGTTGCCCGCCCCTCCCAAGCGCCGGGAGTTGAACGACGAGGAAAGGCAGTGGATCGAAGAACAGGCAGAATCCGTCGCCGACCCCGAGCTTCGTGCCGTATTCGAAAGCCTCATCCGTAAAGACCGAGAACACAAAGAGTAA
- a CDS encoding KH domain-containing protein, translating into MKELVETIAKALVDDPSQVRATEELEEETNVIKLTVAKEDMGRIIGKEGRTAKAIRTLLNAVSTKDNKKAILKIVE; encoded by the coding sequence ATGAAAGAGCTTGTTGAGACCATCGCCAAGGCACTTGTTGATGACCCGAGCCAGGTACGAGCCACCGAGGAGTTGGAAGAAGAAACCAACGTAATCAAGCTAACCGTCGCAAAAGAGGACATGGGCCGTATCATCGGCAAGGAAGGACGCACTGCAAAGGCGATCCGCACCCTGTTGAATGCTGTTTCCACAAAGGACAACAAGAAAGCGATCCTGAAGATTGTAGAGTGA
- a CDS encoding RNA methyltransferase, with the protein MTSAANFSIALVHYPVYDKHKDVVATSVTNLDIHDMSRLTRTFGLDRYYIVTPVEEQRKLVEKIREHWLSGWGSTYNPKRKMALETLQMEASVDTAIADIEKRTGRRPKVVVTGATGRDNSVSFADLKTLIDQDPQQPFLLLLGTGWGLIEQVFNKSDLVLEPIRGAGEYNHLSVRSAASIMLDRLFGR; encoded by the coding sequence ATGACCTCAGCGGCCAATTTCAGCATCGCGCTCGTTCATTACCCGGTGTACGACAAGCACAAGGACGTGGTCGCCACTTCGGTGACCAACCTTGACATCCACGACATGTCGCGGCTGACCCGGACCTTCGGTCTGGACCGCTACTACATCGTGACCCCGGTTGAAGAGCAGCGAAAGCTCGTTGAAAAGATAAGGGAGCACTGGCTTTCCGGTTGGGGCTCCACCTATAACCCGAAGCGCAAGATGGCGCTCGAAACGCTGCAGATGGAAGCATCGGTCGACACCGCCATCGCCGACATTGAAAAGCGCACCGGCCGCAGGCCGAAGGTCGTCGTGACCGGCGCCACCGGCCGCGACAACAGCGTCAGCTTTGCAGATCTCAAGACGCTCATCGACCAAGACCCGCAACAGCCCTTTTTGCTGCTGCTTGGGACCGGGTGGGGGCTGATCGAGCAGGTCTTCAACAAGAGCGATCTGGTGCTGGAGCCGATCAGAGGGGCTGGAGAATACAACCATCTCTCGGTGCGCTCCGCGGCGTCGATCATGCTGGACCGGCTGTTCGGGCGGTAA